A single region of the Cinclus cinclus chromosome 10, bCinCin1.1, whole genome shotgun sequence genome encodes:
- the MCCC1 gene encoding methylcrotonoyl-CoA carboxylase subunit alpha, mitochondrial, whose amino-acid sequence MIGGHSIGKILIANRGEIACRVMRTAKKMGVKSVAVYSEADRNSMHVAMADEAYCIGPPPSQQSYLAMEKILEVAKVSAAQAIHPGYGFLSENTEFAELCKQQGIIFIGPPSSAIRDMGIKSTSKAIMSAAGVPVVEGYHGEDQSDECLKEHARRIGYPVMIKAVRGGGGKGMRIAHSEKEFLDQLESARREAKKSFNDDAMLIEKFVDNPRHVEVQVFGDQHGNAVYLFERDCSVQRRHQKIIEEAPGPGISPEVRRRLGEAAVKAAKAVKYVGAGTVEFIMDSQHNFYFMEMNTRLQVEHPVTEMVTGTDLVEWQLRVAAGEKIPLTQEEILLQGHAFEARIYAEDPNNNFMPGAGPLLHLSTPPADHFTRIETGVRQGDEVSVHYDPMIAKLVVWAEDRQAALRRLRYSLHQYNIVGLSTNIDFLLSLSGHPQFEAGNVHTNFIPQHHDELFPTKKAAPHEVICQAALGLILKEKMLTDAFRDQSDDKFSPFASSTGRRINICYTRKLSLLDGENTVDVAVSYNQDGSYKMQIQDKMFLISGEILKEEGDSLYLRSSVNGTVSKSKLVILDNTIYLFFPEGSAQIGLPVPKYLSAASSGAEQSGAVAPMTGTVEKVFVKAGDKVQIGDPLMVMIAMKMEHTIRAPKAGVIKKVNFQEGAQANRHAPLVEFVDEETESK is encoded by the exons ATGATAG GAGGTCACAGCATAGGGAAGATCCTTATTGCAAACCGAGGAGAAATCGCCTGCAGGGTGATGCGAACAGCCAAGAAAATGGGGGTGAAGTCTGTGGCAGTTTATAGTGAAGCAGACAGGAATTCCATGCACGTAGCAATG GCGGATGAAGCATATTGCATTGGtccaccaccctcacagcagaGTTACTTGGCCATGGAGAAAATACTGGAGGTGGCCAAGGTCTCAGCAGCGCAG GCTATTCATCCAGGTTATGGTTTCctctcagaaaacacagagtTTGCAGAGCTGTGTAAGCAACAGGGAATCATCTTCATAGGTCCTCCTTCATCTGCTATCAGAGATATGGGTATTAAAAG CACTTCCAAAGCTATAATGTCTGCTGCTGGCGTTCCTGTTGTTGAAGGTTATCATGGAGAAGATCAATCTGATGAGTGTCTAAAGGAACATGCCAGGAGAATTGGATACCCAGTAATGATTAAAGCTGTCCGTGGGGGTGGAGGAAAG GGCATGAGGATTGCTCATTCAGAAAAGGAGTTTCTGGACCAACTGGAATCAGCAaggagagaagcaaagaaatctTTTAACGATGATGCAATGCTGATTGAGAAATTTGTAGATAATCCAAG GCATGTTGAAGTCCAGGTATTTGGTGACCAGCATGGCAATGCTGTGTATTTGTTTGAAAGAGACTGCAGCGTGCAAAGGAGACATCAGAAAATCATTGAAGAGGCACCAGGG CCAGGAATTAGTCCAGAGGTTCGAAGGAGACTTGGAGAAGCTGCTGTCAAAGCAGCTAAAGCAGTGAAATACGTGGGAGCAG GAACTGTGGAATTTATTATGGACTCCCAACATAATTTTTACTTCATGGAGATGAATACCAGGCTGCAAGTAGAGCACCCAGTTACAGAGATGGTCACTGGAACAGACTTGGTGGAATGGCAGCTCAGG GTTGCAGCAGGAGAGAAGATTCCTCTAACGCAGGAAGagatcctgctccagggccATGCATTTGAAGCTAGAATTTATGCTGAGGACCCTAATAATAACTTTATGCCAGGAGCTGGGCCACTGTTGCACTTATCCACCCCTCCAGCAGATCATTTCACCAGGATAGAGACTGGAGTCAGGCAAG GTGATGAGGTTTCTGTGCATTATGACCCCATGATTGCAAAGCTGGTTGTTTGGGCTGAGGACCGACAGGCAGCTCTCAGAAGGCTGCGCTACAGTTTGCACCAGTATAAT ATTGTAGGATTAAGCACTAATATTGATTTCTTACTGAGCCTGTCGGGACACCCACAGTTTGAGGCTGGAAATGTGCACACTAACTTCATTCCCCAACACCATGATGAACTATTTCCAACCAAAAAAGCAGCTCCACATGAAGTAATTTGTCAGGCAGCTCTAGGGCTCATCCTGAAAGAGAAGATGCTAACAGATGCCTTTAGAGATCAGTCAGATG aTAAATTCTCACCCTTTGCATCCAGCACTGGTAGAAGAATAAATATATGTTACACTAGAAAACTGTCTCTGCTGGATGGGGAAAATA CTGTGGATGTAGCAGTAAGTTACAATCAAGATGGGTCATACAAAATGCAG ATTCAAGATAAAATGTTCCTGATTTCTGGagagattttaaaagaagaagGTGATTCACTTTACTTGAGGTCTTCAGTAAATGGAACAGTGTCTAAGTCCAAGTTGGTAATTTTGGACAATACCATTTATCTGTTCTTCCCG gaaGGCAGTGCTCAGATTGGCCTGCCTGTGCCCAAGTACTTGTCTGCGGCGAGTTCAGGGGCAGAGCAAAGTGGAGCTGTGGCACCCATGACAGGCACAGTAGAAAAG GTGTTTGTGAAGGCAGGGGATAAGGTTCAGATTGGAGACCCTCTAATGGTTATGATAGCTATGAAAATGGAG CACACCATAAGAGCTCCCAAGGCAGGAGTGATTAAAAAGGTCAACTTTCAAGAAGGTGCCCAGGCCAACAGACATGCTCCACTTGTTGAATTTGTGGATGAAGAGACAGagtcaaaataa
- the LAMP3 gene encoding lysosome-associated membrane glycoprotein 3: MGSSARQLISLTLACVFSSCFAEVALGVELSSDTTSFHKMATSAQSLSLYHSSPHQSTTVYFNSTGPLQTTPASHRTTKQTTEQLQATSAPGQHTAAQAGAGTVSTTPTDSPSTAGQATAPAMRSGTAAVRNTTTPSVSSTSHGRRPGVTTGTTAAATNTSLKHETASSRGAAATTTSAASSTHRAGSTTRSRRQTTATGGPTATAVTSTATHAGTHTAPTSPASTVRPPPTPQPSDIPTGTYTLSDGNGTCVKAVMGLQLMARNTQQEQMEYVTVNPNATKISGSCGMVQSQLNLTFSGGFVNITFVKQAPSYSVTKIESRIQLSSQGMVYYAALNEKLFTTKLGNSFKCASRQTFSLERNFQILFVHMQLQAFDIVGNQFGREEECFPDRNSKVAPIAVCLIILGLFVIVFATFLISRRKPHRGYERI; encoded by the exons ATGGGGAGCAGTGCACGGCAGCTCATCTCGCTGACCCTCGCCTGTG tgttttcctcctgctttgctGAAGTGGCCCTTGGGGTCGAACTGTCTTCAGACACCACATCCTTCCACAAAATGGCTACTTCTGCTCAGTCACTTTCCCTTTATCATTCTTCACCCCATCAAAGCACCACAGTTTATTTTAACAGCACAGGCCCTCTTCAAACAACACCTGCGAGCCACAGAACAACCAAGCAGAcaacagagcagctccaggcaacctcagctccaggccagcacacagcagcccaggcaggagcaggcaccGTGTCCACAACACCCACAGACAGCCCCAGCACGgccggccaggccacggccccggCAATGCGCTCAGGTACAGCTGCAGTGAGGAACACAACCACCCCCTCTGTGTCCTCCACCAGCCATGGCAGGAGACCAGGTGTGACCACGGGAACTACAGCAGCGGCCACCAACACCTCCCTGAAGCACGAGACAGCAAGTAGCCGGGGGGCAGctgccaccaccacctctgcagccagcagcacgCACAGGGCTGGGTCCACCACACGATCACGGAGGCAAACAACAGCCACTGGTGGTCCAACTGCCACGGCTGTGACCAGCACAGCCACCCAtgcagggacacacacagccccCACGTCCCCTGCCAGCACAGTGAgaccccctcccaccccacagccctCTGACATCCCCACAGGCACCTACACCCTTTCTGATGGGAATGGGACCTGTGTCAAAGCTGTCATGGGTCTGCAGCTGATGGCTCGAAATACACAACAG GAGCAGATGGAATATGTGACTGTCAACCCCAATGCAACAAAGATatctggaagctgtgggatggTGCAGTCTCAGCTGAACTTAACTTTTAGCGGAGGATTTGTAAACATCACCTTTGTAAAG CAAGCTCCAAGTTACTCTGTCACTAAAATTGAGAGTAGAATACAGTTATCTTCTCAAG GTATGGTTTACTATGCAGCCTTAAATGAGAAGCTGTTCACAACAAAGCTGGGGAATTCCTTTAAGTGTGCCAGCAGGCAAACCTTCTCCTTGGAGAGGAACTTCCAGATCCTCTTTGTTCATATGCAGCTGCAGGCATTTGACATTGTGGGTAACCAGTTTGGAAGAG aagaagaatgttttcctgataGAAACAGCAAAGTAGCTCCCATTGCAGTGTGCCTGATTATCCTGGGATTGTTTGTCATTGTGTTTGCCACCTTCCTGATCTCCAGAAGGAAGCCACATAGAGGATATGAACGCATCTGA